The following coding sequences lie in one Kamptonema formosum PCC 6407 genomic window:
- a CDS encoding phosphoribulokinase — protein sequence MNQRPIMLGIVGDSAAGKTTLTRGIAQILGEDSVTVICTDDYHRYDRKQRAEIGITALHPDCNHLDIMQQHLTLLRTGQPILKPIYNHTTGAFDPPEYIKPSKFVIMEGLLGYATRGVRESYDVKVYLAPPESLRAQWKIKRDTMKRGYTEEQVRAELEKREPDSEEFIRPQRKAADVVVTFYPPDEKDASNLNVRLVLRPTIPHPNFTEILDRGSPSFKPAIRLGLDRDMGKPVDVLEVDSHATSAQVNELEKILCNEMPHLRGFCSMEGNPEIGKLVGTTGEVLQSYPLALTQLLIAYHMIKATQAY from the coding sequence ATGAATCAACGTCCAATTATGCTCGGTATTGTTGGTGATAGTGCGGCGGGCAAAACAACTCTGACGCGAGGTATTGCTCAAATATTGGGAGAGGATAGCGTTACCGTCATCTGTACAGATGACTATCACCGATACGACAGAAAACAGAGGGCCGAAATCGGGATCACAGCTTTGCACCCCGACTGCAACCACTTGGATATCATGCAGCAACACCTAACTCTGCTGCGAACCGGACAACCCATCCTCAAACCAATTTATAACCACACGACGGGTGCTTTCGATCCCCCGGAGTATATTAAGCCGAGTAAATTTGTGATCATGGAAGGGTTACTCGGTTATGCTACTCGCGGAGTGAGGGAATCCTACGATGTTAAAGTTTACCTGGCTCCCCCTGAGTCACTACGCGCCCAGTGGAAGATCAAGCGCGATACTATGAAACGGGGCTACACGGAAGAACAAGTGCGAGCAGAACTAGAAAAACGCGAGCCTGATTCTGAAGAGTTCATCCGTCCTCAAAGGAAAGCAGCAGATGTAGTGGTTACATTTTACCCGCCCGATGAGAAAGATGCTTCTAATCTTAACGTGCGCTTGGTACTCAGACCAACTATTCCTCATCCTAACTTTACCGAGATTTTAGATCGAGGTAGTCCCAGTTTTAAACCCGCAATTCGCTTGGGATTGGATCGGGATATGGGTAAACCTGTTGATGTTTTAGAAGTGGATTCTCACGCCACTAGCGCACAGGTGAATGAATTAGAGAAGATTCTCTGTAATGAAATGCCTCACTTGCGCGGATTTTGCAGCATGGAAGGCAACCCTGAAATTGGCAAACTTGTGGGTACAACTGGGGAAGTGCTTCAGAGTTATCCCCTAGCTTTGACGCAATTGCTTATTGCTTATCACATGATTAAGGCAACGCAAGCTTATTAA
- a CDS encoding peptide arginase family protein, giving the protein MTAIPVFLFEEHHEAFFVWHYSLLNKLIPKNNNTLLHIDEHSDFSIPLFNYSIHSLNSNLRDIYDFTCNELTIANFIVPAVYQGIFDRVDWLYQSNNEGKETERLMAVHSYKGAGTMMRINTNCQEDPMIFFKPGFKKLVMKTLQTNDNFINSSSVVLDIDLDYFSCNPAHLYYQGKVEITEQEFNSFNGNEHHFLRFSLGSGIKCKVENGKYYLIFSSPELEGMNSKLKVSEDEILDRIVRFIDFLKNNQVQPAMIDICRSRLSGFTPEDQCEFIEKNLLEKLSSLYPLQLNHLQEVLREEKLKSY; this is encoded by the coding sequence ATGACAGCCATTCCTGTATTTCTTTTTGAAGAACATCACGAAGCCTTTTTCGTTTGGCATTATTCCCTACTCAATAAACTTATTCCTAAAAATAATAATACCTTACTACACATAGATGAACATTCAGATTTTAGCATTCCCTTATTTAATTACTCCATTCATTCACTCAATAGTAATTTAAGGGATATATACGATTTTACCTGCAACGAACTTACGATTGCTAATTTTATCGTACCAGCCGTTTATCAGGGAATATTTGACCGAGTTGATTGGCTATATCAAAGTAACAATGAAGGCAAGGAAACAGAACGTTTAATGGCCGTTCATTCGTACAAAGGAGCAGGTACAATGATGAGAATTAACACCAACTGTCAAGAAGATCCTATGATTTTCTTTAAGCCAGGTTTCAAAAAGCTGGTGATGAAAACTCTACAGACAAACGATAATTTTATTAATAGCTCATCAGTTGTATTAGACATTGATTTAGATTATTTTTCTTGTAATCCAGCTCATCTTTACTATCAAGGTAAAGTAGAAATAACTGAACAAGAATTCAATTCATTTAATGGTAACGAGCATCACTTTTTACGATTTTCACTAGGAAGCGGGATAAAATGTAAAGTCGAAAATGGCAAGTATTATTTGATTTTCAGTTCCCCAGAACTAGAAGGAATGAACAGCAAGCTAAAAGTTTCCGAGGATGAGATTCTGGACAGAATCGTTCGATTTATAGATTTTTTGAAAAACAACCAAGTGCAGCCTGCTATGATAGACATTTGTCGTTCTAGACTAAGTGGTTTTACCCCCGAAGACCAATGTGAATTTATTGAAAAAAATCTTTTGGAGAAATTAAGTAGTCTCTATCCGCTACAGTTAAATCATCTTCAAGAAGTTTTACGAGAAGAGAAACTTAAATCATACTAG
- a CDS encoding ABC transporter ATP-binding protein — protein sequence MADSRRLQKLIAYLRPHWKNASWGVLSLLVVNAVGVYIPLLIRNGIDELQVAVKFDRILHYSLLIFVLASIMWAIRMLSRILLFGVGRQVEFDLKQKIFNRLLTLEPSYFAGNTVGDLINRATSDVENIRRLVGFAVLSLANTAFAYALTLPVMLGINVKLTILAISVYPLMLVLVQLFSDKLRIQQLNVQEELSSISDLIQEDMSGISLIKIYAQEQNERKAFRDSTKQLLGANLELAQTRNLLFPILGGLASLSLLVVLSVGAGAIASGEISIGDFVALLLFVERLVFPTALLGFTITAYQRGEVSIDRIESILIVEPKIKDAATPVELPKPIKGWLSARNLSYTYPEAKTPALKDVNFTIKPGETVSIVGQIGSGKSTLANALPRLLDIGIDQLFLDGKDITQLRLVDLRGAIAYVPQESFLFSTTIKNNIRYGNPLAEQPEIEEAAKQAQMHSEILNFPQQYKTVVGERGIMLSGGQRQRMALARALLIDAPVLILDDALSSVDNQTATDILKNLATGTQRKTVIFISHQMSAAATADRIFVMDSGAIIQTGTHGELVQEKGLYQSLWNQQKLEELLR from the coding sequence ATGGCTGATTCTCGACGACTGCAAAAACTAATTGCCTACCTGCGCCCCCACTGGAAAAACGCATCCTGGGGCGTTTTATCTCTGTTGGTTGTTAATGCTGTAGGGGTTTACATTCCCTTGCTGATTCGCAATGGAATTGACGAGCTCCAAGTTGCGGTTAAATTCGACCGAATTTTACACTATTCGTTGCTAATTTTTGTGCTCGCTTCCATCATGTGGGCAATTCGGATGTTATCGCGGATCTTACTATTTGGGGTGGGTCGTCAGGTAGAATTTGACCTCAAACAAAAGATTTTTAATCGTCTTTTGACATTGGAACCATCCTATTTTGCTGGTAACACAGTTGGAGATTTAATTAATCGCGCTACTTCTGATGTGGAGAATATCCGCCGCTTAGTGGGTTTTGCGGTTTTGAGTTTAGCTAATACAGCATTTGCTTACGCCTTGACTTTACCTGTGATGTTAGGGATTAATGTGAAGTTAACTATCTTAGCCATTAGCGTTTATCCTTTAATGTTAGTTTTGGTGCAATTATTCAGCGATAAGCTTCGCATCCAGCAGTTAAATGTACAAGAGGAACTTTCCAGTATTAGCGATTTGATTCAGGAGGATATGAGCGGCATTTCTTTGATTAAGATTTACGCTCAAGAACAGAACGAAAGAAAAGCCTTTCGCGATTCTACTAAGCAGTTATTGGGGGCTAATTTAGAATTAGCTCAAACTCGGAATTTACTATTTCCTATACTCGGCGGTTTAGCCAGTTTAAGTTTGCTGGTAGTGCTCTCTGTAGGTGCTGGTGCGATCGCCAGTGGTGAAATCAGTATCGGTGATTTTGTTGCTCTACTTTTGTTCGTGGAACGTTTAGTTTTCCCGACTGCACTGCTGGGATTTACAATCACAGCTTACCAACGAGGAGAAGTCAGTATCGATCGCATTGAGTCAATTCTCATAGTTGAGCCAAAAATTAAAGATGCTGCTACTCCCGTCGAATTACCAAAACCAATCAAAGGTTGGCTAAGTGCACGTAACTTGAGCTATACTTACCCTGAAGCTAAAACGCCGGCTCTCAAGGATGTCAACTTCACAATTAAACCCGGAGAAACTGTTTCTATTGTCGGGCAAATTGGCTCTGGGAAGTCAACTTTAGCTAATGCTTTACCGCGTTTGTTAGATATTGGAATCGACCAATTGTTTTTAGATGGTAAAGATATTACACAACTGCGGTTAGTAGATTTGCGGGGCGCGATTGCCTACGTCCCTCAAGAAAGTTTCCTATTTAGTACCACCATCAAAAATAATATTCGCTACGGCAATCCTTTAGCAGAGCAACCAGAGATTGAAGAGGCGGCGAAACAAGCACAAATGCACTCGGAAATCCTGAATTTTCCCCAGCAATATAAAACAGTAGTTGGGGAACGTGGAATTATGCTATCAGGCGGACAGAGGCAGCGAATGGCATTAGCTAGAGCGTTGTTAATTGATGCACCAGTCTTGATTTTGGATGATGCTTTATCTAGTGTTGACAATCAAACTGCTACGGATATTTTAAAAAATTTGGCAACTGGAACTCAGCGCAAAACTGTGATTTTTATTTCTCATCAAATGTCAGCGGCTGCTACTGCTGACCGCATTTTTGTTATGGATAGCGGTGCAATTATCCAGACAGGAACTCATGGAGAACTTGTGCAGGAAAAAGGGCTTTACCAGTCCTTATGGAATCAGCAAAAGTTAGAGGAATTATTGCGTTAG
- a CDS encoding DUF5615 family PIN-like protein, with amino-acid sequence MSQIRLYMDEDAMDRQLVQALRVRGVDAITVGELEITGTSDEIHLVLASELGRVIYTFNVGDFCRLHSTFMAVENSHAGIIIGAQQQYSVGTQLRGVMRLIAVKSAEEMIGQLVFLRDYMGDD; translated from the coding sequence ATGAGTCAGATTCGTTTATACATGGATGAGGATGCAATGGATCGGCAACTCGTCCAAGCTTTGCGGGTGCGGGGTGTAGATGCGATTACCGTTGGTGAGCTTGAAATAACAGGGACTAGCGATGAAATACATCTGGTATTAGCAAGTGAGCTAGGCAGAGTCATATACACTTTTAATGTGGGAGATTTCTGCCGTTTGCACAGTACATTTATGGCAGTAGAGAACTCTCATGCAGGCATCATTATCGGAGCGCAACAGCAATACTCTGTAGGTACTCAGTTGCGTGGGGTCATGAGATTAATAGCTGTAAAGTCAGCAGAGGAAATGATCGGTCAACTGGTGTTTCTGAGGGATTATATGGGCGATGATTAG
- a CDS encoding DUF433 domain-containing protein: protein MSTAIDIGTLIVSTPGTCGGRPRIEGSRVSVQRIAGWYKMGWNAEEIANRIGHLTLGQIYAALTYYHTNKDEIEAYLAAEQADYEHFHSIYGVGKQL from the coding sequence ATGTCAACGGCTATTGACATCGGGACGCTGATTGTTTCTACGCCCGGAACCTGCGGGGGTCGTCCCCGAATTGAGGGAAGTAGGGTTTCTGTTCAGAGAATTGCAGGTTGGTACAAAATGGGATGGAATGCAGAGGAAATCGCTAACCGGATTGGACATTTGACTTTAGGACAAATTTATGCAGCTCTCACTTATTATCACACCAATAAAGACGAAATAGAAGCGTATCTAGCTGCCGAACAAGCAGATTATGAGCATTTTCACTCTATTTATGGAGTTGGCAAGCAGCTATGA
- a CDS encoding type 2 lanthipeptide synthetase LanM family protein, translated as MKVTQQDLISIVERASTINDRLSDSFIPDPLQPNDKSIDLTLEHWCLLCTQGDWDKFSKRLAWDNLDINQVRQVLGAVKLADEKCLPSWAETLREVLQTNVSREDPSIYRYLEAENPVPFEEFYLPFIQVGIQKLIDRVADNYNLLSPAAQINLEQNLLKELRLLCEPTLEFEFSLFSAIKQSGLIRLFAQAQGSSAKTHYQNFIKTVTDEGLLSCLKKYNVLARILAIKLEFWVDATAEFINRLASDLPIINSTFSKKFTSVVEIKLGISDAHNQGRAVIEITFNPGEKLIYKPRSLGLEVVYFDLLAWFNQHNCPLPFKLLKVINCNTYGWVEYVEHLPCESESEAQRYYQRAGMLICLLYILGETDGHYENLIASGEHPVLIDTETLIHPDVSEFVEDGQELAAEFLANQQIGRSVLRSRLLPTWVFKADRNIAYDISALGGSAQDGNFFKVRKWKNINTDNMVGFSEYISVVGANTVSLNGRILVANDYINEIVNGCQQMYQFLMQWRQALLATDSPLATLGDRQVRVTLRNTEIYNQLMRKTLQPKFLQSGVDRSIELDVLSRAFLMVDTKPAAWAIKQIEIQSVEQMDFPYFSTAADSTNFMLSSELMIENYFKAASYQQAISQLHQLSDADLAEQIGLIRAAFYSRVGGNMGSNAATDEVTFSLDGDEFPLLTSAEIVEEAIIVEEAIAIGKEIAQRAIRGANGSATWISLEYIPNAQRLQLQSLEYGLYDGTSGIALFLAALAKVTGEAQYRDLALAALQPLGQILQDEKSQFVSRMVKEIGIGGASGLGSIVYALVRVSQFLDAPELLDLSKVVASLITPEAIARDRTFDVLAGAAGAILGLLSLHSVIKEPIVLDTAIACGYHLLNHRTACTQSGLKAGQSIESKLLTGFSHGAAGIAYALLRLYKSTSDPVFLKAAQEAQAYEASVFSASAKNWPDFRSFNPNEQQPSFMTSWCHGAPGIGLARLGSLEILETAQILQEIADAADTTQQFGLQSIDHLCCGNFGRIELLMVAAQKLSRSDLWELAQKQTSYLIARAKHLGHFSLYPQIEGDFYSPSFFRGTAGIGYQLLRLAHPNLLPSVLLWN; from the coding sequence ATGAAAGTTACTCAACAAGATTTAATTAGCATCGTAGAAAGAGCTAGTACAATAAACGATCGTTTAAGCGATAGCTTTATCCCAGATCCGTTACAACCCAATGATAAAAGTATCGATCTAACCCTAGAGCATTGGTGTCTTTTGTGTACTCAAGGTGATTGGGATAAATTTTCTAAACGCCTCGCCTGGGATAATTTAGATATCAATCAAGTGCGTCAGGTTTTAGGTGCTGTTAAACTTGCTGACGAGAAATGTCTCCCCTCTTGGGCAGAAACTCTTAGAGAAGTTCTGCAAACTAATGTTTCAAGAGAAGATCCGAGTATTTATCGATATTTAGAGGCTGAAAATCCCGTACCATTTGAAGAATTTTATTTGCCTTTTATACAAGTAGGAATACAAAAATTGATCGATCGCGTAGCTGATAATTATAACTTACTTTCACCAGCCGCTCAAATTAATTTAGAGCAGAATTTATTAAAAGAATTAAGATTACTATGTGAGCCAACTCTAGAATTTGAATTTTCTCTGTTTTCTGCCATAAAGCAATCTGGATTGATTCGCTTATTCGCCCAAGCTCAAGGGAGTTCGGCTAAAACACATTATCAAAATTTTATTAAAACAGTCACAGATGAAGGTTTATTATCTTGCTTAAAAAAATACAATGTTTTAGCGCGAATTTTAGCAATAAAGTTAGAATTTTGGGTAGACGCAACAGCAGAATTTATTAATCGCTTGGCTTCAGATTTACCAATAATTAACTCCACTTTCTCCAAAAAATTTACTTCAGTTGTAGAAATCAAGCTTGGTATTTCCGATGCTCATAATCAAGGGAGGGCTGTCATTGAAATTACTTTTAATCCTGGAGAAAAATTAATATACAAACCTAGAAGCTTAGGTTTAGAAGTGGTTTATTTTGATTTGCTGGCTTGGTTTAATCAACACAATTGTCCTTTACCATTCAAGTTACTTAAAGTCATTAACTGCAATACCTATGGCTGGGTAGAGTATGTAGAACATTTGCCCTGTGAGTCGGAATCAGAAGCACAACGCTACTACCAACGGGCAGGAATGCTGATATGTCTGTTGTACATATTAGGGGAAACTGATGGCCATTATGAAAATTTGATTGCGAGTGGAGAACACCCTGTTTTGATAGATACGGAAACTCTAATACATCCAGATGTCTCCGAATTTGTAGAAGATGGGCAAGAACTAGCAGCAGAATTTTTAGCGAATCAGCAAATTGGGCGATCTGTACTGCGAAGTAGATTACTACCAACGTGGGTATTTAAGGCAGATAGAAATATCGCTTATGATATTAGTGCGTTGGGAGGATCTGCCCAAGACGGAAATTTTTTTAAGGTGCGAAAGTGGAAAAATATCAATACTGACAATATGGTAGGTTTCTCTGAATATATCTCTGTAGTTGGAGCCAATACTGTTTCGCTCAATGGCAGGATTTTGGTAGCTAATGATTATATTAATGAGATTGTAAATGGTTGCCAACAAATGTATCAGTTTTTGATGCAATGGCGACAAGCGCTGTTGGCAACTGATTCTCCTTTAGCTACTTTAGGCGATCGCCAAGTACGGGTGACGCTTCGGAATACGGAAATATATAATCAATTGATGCGAAAGACATTGCAGCCTAAATTTTTGCAAAGTGGTGTCGATCGCAGCATAGAATTAGATGTATTGAGTCGAGCATTTTTGATGGTTGATACTAAGCCAGCAGCTTGGGCGATTAAACAAATAGAAATCCAATCTGTTGAACAAATGGATTTTCCTTATTTCTCGACTGCTGCTGATAGTACCAATTTTATGCTTAGCTCTGAGTTGATGATTGAGAACTACTTCAAAGCAGCAAGTTATCAGCAAGCGATATCTCAATTACACCAACTCAGCGATGCAGACTTAGCAGAACAAATTGGTTTAATTCGGGCTGCTTTCTACTCGCGGGTTGGGGGCAACATGGGTAGTAATGCGGCAACTGATGAAGTCACTTTTAGTTTGGATGGGGATGAATTTCCTTTGCTGACATCAGCAGAAATAGTGGAGGAAGCGATAATAGTGGAGGAAGCGATCGCGATTGGTAAAGAAATAGCACAACGGGCGATTCGGGGTGCTAACGGTTCTGCTACTTGGATTAGTTTAGAATACATCCCCAATGCTCAACGGTTGCAACTTCAATCTTTAGAATATGGCTTATACGACGGTACGAGCGGGATAGCTTTATTTTTGGCAGCACTGGCAAAGGTGACAGGTGAAGCACAATATCGCGATTTAGCCCTGGCAGCGTTGCAACCCCTGGGACAGATATTGCAAGATGAAAAATCGCAATTCGTGTCTAGAATGGTTAAAGAAATTGGCATTGGTGGTGCTAGCGGATTAGGCTCGATTGTTTATGCTCTAGTACGGGTTAGCCAATTTTTGGATGCACCTGAATTGCTGGATTTGAGTAAAGTTGTTGCTTCTTTGATTACCCCGGAAGCGATCGCGCGCGATCGCACTTTTGACGTTTTGGCAGGTGCAGCCGGAGCCATACTAGGATTACTAAGTTTACATTCCGTCATCAAAGAACCTATTGTTTTAGATACTGCGATCGCCTGCGGTTATCACTTGCTAAATCACCGTACTGCTTGCACTCAGTCTGGCTTGAAAGCTGGACAAAGTATCGAATCAAAATTATTAACAGGATTTTCTCATGGTGCAGCAGGCATTGCCTATGCTTTGCTTCGGCTGTACAAATCCACCTCCGATCCGGTGTTTCTCAAAGCTGCACAGGAAGCACAAGCCTATGAAGCCAGCGTCTTTTCTGCTAGCGCTAAAAATTGGCCAGACTTCCGATCTTTTAACCCAAACGAACAGCAACCTAGTTTTATGACAAGCTGGTGTCATGGTGCTCCTGGTATTGGTTTAGCTCGTTTAGGTAGCTTAGAGATTCTGGAAACTGCCCAAATTTTGCAAGAAATCGCCGACGCAGCAGACACAACTCAGCAGTTTGGTTTACAAAGTATAGATCATCTATGCTGTGGCAACTTTGGCAGAATAGAATTGCTAATGGTGGCTGCACAAAAACTATCGCGTTCAGACTTATGGGAACTTGCCCAAAAACAAACTTCCTATCTAATAGCTAGAGCAAAACATTTAGGTCATTTTTCTCTGTATCCCCAAATTGAAGGAGATTTTTACAGTCCAAGTTTCTTTCGCGGTACGGCGGGGATTGGCTATCAACTATTACGATTAGCACACCCAAATTTACTTCCTTCTGTATTATTGTGGAACTAA
- a CDS encoding ABC transporter ATP-binding protein yields MDTAVDLIPINKPEPTPAVETSQLGKLYRTGFWMNQKIESLKSCTLTVFQGETFGLLGQNGAGKTTLLKTLLGIVRPTSGWGLLLGQPLGDRTVKQRVGYLPENPYFYDYLTGWEFLQFTAGLFQIPASVQRQRIPDLLDLVGLAKSAAIKKQLRQYSKGMLQRIGMAQALINDPVLVFLDEPMSGLDPMGRYQMREIILSLKAQKKTIFFNSHVLSDVEQICDRIGILAQGELICIGNLNELLGTTETYHVKGKGGHLNVLKKWVPDLELEGEVWYGHLQASPQDFIATLTLMGAQLIGMNLARPSLEEFFLQQLQQRGIHSSS; encoded by the coding sequence ATGGATACTGCTGTAGATTTAATCCCCATCAACAAGCCAGAACCAACTCCAGCGGTAGAAACCTCTCAACTTGGCAAGCTATACCGCACTGGTTTTTGGATGAATCAAAAAATTGAATCTCTCAAAAGCTGCACTCTGACCGTCTTTCAGGGGGAAACTTTCGGACTTTTGGGCCAAAACGGTGCGGGAAAAACTACCCTGCTGAAAACGCTGCTAGGTATCGTGCGGCCTACATCTGGGTGGGGGCTGCTTTTGGGTCAACCATTGGGCGATCGCACTGTCAAACAGCGAGTCGGCTACCTCCCAGAAAATCCCTATTTCTACGATTATCTCACTGGCTGGGAATTCTTACAGTTTACCGCTGGATTGTTCCAAATTCCAGCCTCCGTGCAGCGCCAGCGCATTCCCGATTTGTTAGACTTGGTGGGGCTAGCTAAGTCAGCAGCAATCAAAAAACAGTTGCGCCAATATTCTAAAGGAATGCTGCAAAGGATTGGCATGGCTCAAGCACTGATTAACGATCCAGTGTTAGTATTTCTCGATGAGCCGATGTCGGGCCTCGATCCGATGGGACGCTATCAAATGCGCGAGATTATTTTATCTCTCAAAGCCCAGAAGAAGACAATTTTTTTTAATAGCCACGTCCTCTCAGATGTGGAACAAATCTGCGATCGCATCGGTATCCTCGCCCAAGGCGAGTTAATCTGTATTGGCAACCTTAATGAACTGTTGGGAACAACTGAAACCTACCATGTTAAAGGTAAAGGTGGCCATTTAAACGTACTTAAAAAATGGGTACCCGATTTAGAACTGGAGGGTGAGGTCTGGTACGGTCATTTGCAAGCTAGTCCCCAAGATTTTATCGCTACTCTCACTCTGATGGGAGCACAATTGATAGGTATGAACCTAGCTAGACCTAGTTTAGAAGAGTTTTTTCTTCAGCAGTTACAACAGCGTGGTATCCATTCCAGTAGTTGA
- a CDS encoding ARC6/PARC6 family protein, translating into MKLRIFAIAAFLIPLNSVTPIQATTFPIFKENWPTLNSPLIKENPEISLSTASPTKGIILTQANTNSAALTLGQAADIISRWLDVKQKVFAPPFDRESLASLTTGILYADTVKAIEYLKNNKAYYRYGVQKVESVERFAASGNKATIEVRVTEDVTLYQNGQVENSSFNTKLVRYSLEYWDGVWKIADAQVIY; encoded by the coding sequence ATGAAACTGAGAATTTTCGCGATCGCAGCATTCTTAATTCCTCTGAACTCAGTAACGCCAATTCAAGCTACTACCTTCCCCATTTTTAAGGAAAATTGGCCAACTCTCAACTCTCCTCTAATTAAGGAGAATCCAGAGATATCTTTGAGCACTGCTTCCCCAACAAAAGGTATAATTCTTACTCAAGCTAACACCAACAGTGCAGCCCTTACTTTAGGACAAGCTGCCGATATCATTAGTCGGTGGCTGGATGTCAAGCAAAAAGTATTTGCTCCCCCCTTCGATCGTGAAAGCCTTGCTAGCCTGACTACAGGTATTTTGTATGCCGACACTGTTAAAGCCATTGAGTATTTGAAAAATAACAAGGCTTACTATCGCTACGGCGTGCAAAAAGTTGAATCCGTCGAACGGTTTGCAGCATCGGGAAACAAAGCAACTATAGAAGTTAGAGTTACCGAAGATGTCACCCTTTATCAAAATGGTCAAGTCGAGAATAGTAGTTTTAATACCAAACTGGTTCGCTACAGTTTAGAGTATTGGGATGGCGTGTGGAAAATAGCTGATGCCCAAGTAATTTATTAA
- a CDS encoding NHLP leader peptide family RiPP precursor has protein sequence MTSSTSQPEPMTREELQAKLIAKAWQDESFKQELLSNPTAVIAKEMGVDNIPGITIQIVEETPTTYYLVLPSKPTDDTEELSDAELEAIAGGRRRGGSSRVITNTPGVPGCN, from the coding sequence ATGACTTCATCAACATCTCAACCGGAACCAATGACTCGTGAAGAACTACAAGCCAAACTGATTGCCAAAGCTTGGCAGGACGAGTCATTTAAGCAAGAACTACTCAGTAACCCCACAGCAGTCATTGCTAAGGAAATGGGTGTGGATAATATCCCTGGAATCACCATCCAGATAGTAGAAGAAACCCCTACTACCTATTACCTAGTGTTGCCATCTAAACCAACGGATGACACCGAAGAACTTTCTGATGCGGAATTGGAAGCTATCGCAGGTGGTCGTCGCAGGGGTGGGAGTAGCCGGGTGATTACCAACACCCCAGGCGTGCCTGGTTGCAATTAG
- a CDS encoding GNAT family N-acetyltransferase — MYSINKLNLFTAGNYVGMTYPAYRNYLKLLNGKSPFVAIGANTDDQPVGLVLAEILPDEHNAEVLSIFVDSKHRCQGIGTAMLAQLEQELVKEGCTTANLSYTTDKTTTPAIERLLIKSNWSSPQSRMFICKATPKQMLSADWISRCRLPDSFTTFFWRDLTEGERREILKKQQAEPWYPDILSPFSEEKIIEPLNSLGLRYQGEVVGWMITHRLAPDTIRYSRLFVKKELQKMGRAICLLTQAIKYHYDSGIPYGIWTVQQDNTPMVSFMQRRMLPYMTEIVETKGAYKVLV; from the coding sequence ATGTATTCAATAAATAAACTCAATCTTTTTACAGCAGGAAATTATGTAGGTATGACCTATCCTGCCTATAGAAATTATTTAAAATTATTAAATGGTAAAAGCCCATTTGTGGCGATTGGTGCTAACACCGATGACCAGCCTGTGGGTTTGGTACTAGCTGAAATTTTACCCGATGAACATAATGCTGAAGTCCTTTCTATTTTCGTTGATTCCAAACATCGCTGTCAGGGAATTGGTACAGCAATGTTAGCTCAATTAGAACAAGAATTAGTTAAGGAAGGCTGTACTACCGCCAACTTGAGCTATACAACAGACAAAACAACAACACCTGCCATAGAACGCCTGCTGATCAAATCTAATTGGAGTTCTCCCCAGTCAAGAATGTTTATTTGTAAAGCTACGCCAAAGCAGATGCTATCAGCAGATTGGATCTCTCGATGTAGACTCCCTGACTCGTTCACTACATTTTTTTGGCGCGATTTAACTGAAGGTGAACGAAGAGAAATATTAAAAAAACAGCAAGCCGAGCCTTGGTATCCAGACATTCTCTCCCCTTTTTCCGAAGAAAAAATTATCGAACCGCTCAATAGTTTAGGTCTTCGTTATCAAGGAGAAGTGGTAGGATGGATGATTACTCATCGTTTAGCACCAGACACAATTAGATATAGTAGATTGTTTGTCAAGAAAGAATTGCAAAAGATGGGGCGTGCTATTTGTTTATTAACTCAAGCAATTAAGTATCATTACGATAGTGGAATTCCCTATGGTATTTGGACTGTGCAACAAGACAATACTCCTATGGTAAGTTTTATGCAACGGCGTATGCTGCCCTACATGACTGAGATCGTTGAAACTAAAGGGGCTTATAAAGTGTTGGTCTAA